A region of the Flavobacteriales bacterium genome:
TTCAGTTGTTTGCACGACTTTTTTTTGCCCGATTCTCAACATTCTTTTCAACATGCCTAAGTGGTCAACGCGTTAGTAGTTAGTAGTTAGTAGGGGAGATTCAGGTTACCGTTAACTAAGGACTATCTACTAACTACTCAGTACTAATTCGCTGGCAATACTTTAGTTTTCACTTCTCCGAAACCGATGCGAACGCCATCCTTTACTGCGTGACCGCGGATGATCACCGTATCATTGTCCTGGATGAATTTTCTTTCGGTGCCGTCGCTCATCTTTACCGGACGGGTGCCGCGCCAGGTGATCTCCATCATAGAACCGAGGGAAGATTGATCAGCGCCGCTGATGGTGCCCGAACCATACATGTCTCCCGTTTGAATGTTGCAGCCGTTGACCGTATGATGGGCCAATTGTTGACAAATATTCCAATACATATATTTAAAGTTGGATTCGGAAACCCTTGTTGGTTCGCCGCCTTCAGGTTGGATCAGCACTTCAAGGCCGATGTCATAATGCCACTTACCGGTGTAACGTAGATAGGGAAGAACGGGTGGGTCTTGTTCGGGTCCGCTTACACGGAAAGGTTCCAGGGCGTCCAGTGTTACCACCCAGGGCGAGATGGAGGAGGCAAAATTTTTGGAAAGAAAGGGACCGAGGGGGACGTATTCCCATTTCTGAATGTCCCGGGCGGACCAGTCGTTGAATAATACAAATCCTACAATATGCTCAGGTGCCTGGCCTGTGGTAATGGACTGGCCCAATTGGTTCGGGGTGCATGTGATAAAAGCGGTTTCCAGTTCGAAATCCAGGAGACGGCAAGGGCCGAAAGAGGGGAGTGTATCCTCATCGGCTTTGTACTGACCTTTCGGACGGTGTATGGGCTGTTCGGATACAATGATGGATGAGGATCTGCCGTGATAACCAACGGGGATGTGTTTCCAGTTTGGAAGCAGGGCATTTGCCGGGTCGCGGAACATCTTTCCTATGTTGGTCGCATGTTCGATGCTGCTGTAGAAATCGGTGTAGTCTCCGATCTTTACGGGCAGATCGGCTACCGTTTGTTCAACAGGAATGCAAAC
Encoded here:
- the fahA gene encoding fumarylacetoacetase, with translation MISPNDPSLASWIKVDKESDFPIQNIPFGICHTQKDSAPRPCTRIGDTVIDLRALAGLGYLSNCDVDLSIFDQPNLNAFFDCGRPSISRVRNALSVLFREGSTALKDHPDHIQKVCIPVEQTVADLPVKIGDYTDFYSSIEHATNIGKMFRDPANALLPNWKHIPVGYHGRSSSIIVSEQPIHRPKGQYKADEDTLPSFGPCRLLDFELETAFITCTPNQLGQSITTGQAPEHIVGFVLFNDWSARDIQKWEYVPLGPFLSKNFASSISPWVVTLDALEPFRVSGPEQDPPVLPYLRYTGKWHYDIGLEVLIQPEGGEPTRVSESNFKYMYWNICQQLAHHTVNGCNIQTGDMYGSGTISGADQSSLGSMMEITWRGTRPVKMSDGTERKFIQDNDTVIIRGHAVKDGVRIGFGEVKTKVLPAN